From Arachis hypogaea cultivar Tifrunner chromosome 3, arahy.Tifrunner.gnm2.J5K5, whole genome shotgun sequence:
AGGCTTTGCTTGTGACGAAAGACACAACAACAATAAGAATATCAAATATTCTTTACTCTCTTTCTTTTGTACTATTCTCTCTCTTATATATTAAAcatattaattatatctattatattaatttaataattctaGTAAATATTACTactagaattatttaattatatttttatatttatatttattacctttttttatttatttatttagttattttacaacaTTGATAACTTTGTAAGctttttaaaattcaacaagtaaaaaTGGTAATTCATTCAAAACTTTCATGCTTTCTCTTCGACAATCCAACGGTTCTTAGTCCATTTTATACTTCCATCGAACGGTTGAAAGTTTCAGCATGGCAATGCTGCTGCAGGGCCAAGATGTAATTAAGTTATTAACTACCGAAGCTACCACTCCACATGGCATTCAATCTATCACGTGCCTGGCACGTGATCTTCCCTGATATTGTAGCTGGCATTTccatgtctctctctctctcccttctctgagGACTCAAAAACAGTGACTCACTCACTGAGTCAAATCGGTAAAAactgaaagaaacaaaaaaataagaggGTTCTTTCCAAGTTATTTCACTACTTCTTCTTTTCAACATTGCTAtccatttttgtttttgtttcttttttgcaTTGAGGATTGTTCTGTGAGATTGTGGATTTAGGAAAGTGTTGTTAATGTGCACTTTGGAATTCACTGTGTTGGTTAGTTTCAAGCTTCAAACATGAAGGAGTTGCATTCTCTGAGTCTCCTTCAAATTACTCTGTTTCTTCCTCTACTTATGTGTATGTTCTATTTCTTGAATATATCTGCATGACCCATAATTGCTAATTTCAATTCTTGTTGCTTTAATTGCCATTTATAGTTGCAAGTTTGTATCTTTTGTCGTCTTTGTTCTTAAATTTCTGTTAGATTATGTAATGGCATTGCAATAAGCATTGGAATTAAGTTTGCATTTGCAGTTTCTTGTATATTGTGATGTTTTAAATTCAAGCTGAGTATTGTATGAAGCTTTGTGTGTGTTGAAGGAAACCCAAAATTACTATAGGTTGGAAATTCTTGGAGAATAGAATTGTTCAACATGAAATCAAGTAGAATAGTATAGTATTGATGTTATAGATTTGAGTAAAACCCATGGTTAAAGAGGGAGTATTGGTCCAATTTTCTATGGCAGTGTTTATCTTATTGCAAACGAATGAAAATGTGCTACCAAAGTAATAGGCAAACTCTTTAGAAATGTTAggtccctttttttttaattaaaaccatTTACAATAAGAAATGAAGAACTGAATGTCATTAAAGTTAGCCTGCTATTGTTCTTTATTTTGGGTTTGTACTTGATGAACACTGAACACAAGTATACTTATTTCGGTATCTTAGACTTTAAGCATGTGTTTGCGAGTTGGAAGTTTTTGGGGGGAAGTTTGGAAGGGTAGAATGGACTTCACCTTACACTTGAAAGCTATTCCCTTCTCTCCATTTTCCTCTAAAATCAACACTCACAAACATTTCCTTAGTCAATGTTGGAGTGTTCCTTTTTCTGTAAGAAATATCACTCTTTATGATGTAATTTAATTTGCCTCTAAGCAGGTATGAACAAGTCTCAGGGCTCTCCAACCAGTGGTACAAAATATTCCATTTCGATCACAACGAAGGATGGCATGCTGCCTCTTGATATCTCTCCAAGTGCACAGCCACAGCCATTTTTGCCTCTTTTAGCGCCTTCACCATTGACGCCTTTCAAAAACTACTCTATGCCTCAGTCTAAACTGTCAGGTACAGTAaacttttccttttcaatttgcTAGTGTGAGATCATAGGTTGGGAATTTTCATTtgataaaatatcattttcacATGTACTTATAACTGTTTAACACATTATGTTTGGTGGTGAAATTGAGGGAAGTTTAACTGGATAAATGGAGATTAAGTCTATTGTGATGCAATTATATCTTAGAAATGATTTTGACTTATTCATTCATTAGGAAAATTCGGATATCCTTGCAAATGTGCTGACTTTGCATTTATTCCTAACTTCATCATATGATTAAATCCATTATCATGGATGAGACTATAAGTAGCATCTTACCAACGAACAACGAGATCACTTTATTTTTCCTTCACCACATTATTCCACTCGTCATAGTAGTGTTTTGAGGTTAATCAGCCCCAACCCCATCATCAAAGGATAACTAAAAACAAGTGAACAATCCACTGtaaaaatttatcttgaaatgcTTTGAGTTGCCACTCCTTTTAGCTGTTAAGATGATCTAAAGTTCCCTTTTACTTGCAGGTCTATGTTCATTAAATTTCTCTGCTGCCGAAGATATAATGACCACAACTGCTACTGATTGCTGGACTTCCTTTGCTCCATTTTTGGCGAATGTACTATGTTGTCCTCAATTTGATGCCATGCTGTTGGTCCTTATTGGTCAATCAAGCAAATTCTCTGGGGTACTAGCATTGAACACAACTCATGCTCGGCATTGCCTCTCTGATGTTAAGAAGGTCCTCGTCAATCAAGGAGCAAACGATGACTTAAGGAAAATATGTTCAGTCCATCCAGTGAATCTCACTGAAGGCTCGTGTCCTATTGTATTTGTTGATGAAGTTGAGAGCATTGTTGACTCATCAAGACTTCTGACTGCTTGTAGAAAAATTGATCCCGTAAATGAGTGTTGCAACCAAGTTTGCCAAAATGCTATAAATGATGCTGCAAGGAAAATAGCCTTGAATGATATGTCGAACTCAAATGGTAACCATAGCTTGCCTGGGAAGACAACTAGGATCCAAGATTGTAAGAATATTGTCCTTCGTTGGCTGGCTAGTAAACTTGATCCATCGGCTGCAAATAGTGTTTTTAGGGGTCTCTCAAACTGCAACCTAAACAAAGGTTAGTAAAGGGGGAAAACTAAACTGAAAATAAGCCCTCATCTATCATGTTTGATTATTTAGTACTCTCTTGTCTAATTTACTGAAATATGAAGCATAATCTAACATGTTCATGTTTAATGTTATTGTATCACTTGGCTCAGTTTGTCCGTTGGTTTTGCCGAATGTCACAAGTGTAGTGAAAGAGTGCAGAAATGATATAAGTAACCAAACAAGTTGCTGCAAAGCCATCAAAAGCTATGTGTCCTATTTGCAAGACCAGAGCTTCATAACCAATCTGCAAGCCTTGAAATGTGCTGCATCACTGGGCAAGAAGTTGCAAAATGCTAATGTCTCCAATAATGTGTATAATCTTTGTCGAATCGGCCTCAAGGACTTTTCTCTTCAAGGTTGGCATTGTTAAATTTCCCTTGCTTAAGAAACAACTACTTCTTTACAAAATAAATGTTTGTTACATTTGACTAAATTGGTACATTGGATAATGTATCTCGATGCAGTTATGTCGAAATATCTTGGTTTTTGAACATACCAATTTAGTCCAAGGCcacatttattttgaaaaggacgAAGTACTATTTTGGTTTTTGCTGAGTACTGATACTGCTACTTGTTCTGTTCTGCAATGTATTGTCGATGGTCGTTTGATTTTCTCATGGATATGGATCAGTTGGATCACAAGGTATCTCTTACAGCATAGATTTTTATcttgatatatatttttctttaccATCCTGTTGAAACAAGAATAGTTTGTACTTTTATTGTTCCCTTTTGTCATCATAATAAGAGTGGTTTTTGACATgctattattgtttaattttgtttaagcTTGAACCTATACTGGgatcaaatttttaaaacaaaaggcTGAAATAAGTTTAGTCCCAGTAAATGCAGATTGTTTTCATTGTAGTCGAGTTTAATTAGTGGAAAAAATCTTATGCTTGTTACTTTGATAAGTACTATACATTAATGGGAAAAATCTTATGCTTCTGAAGATTGCATCTAATTTTCCCTTATCATATAGTATCcgaacttaattaattatttcgaTTTCATGTAGAATCTGGCTGCCTTTTGCCAAGTCTGCCTTCGGACGCAGTATTTGATAAATCGTCCGGTGTTGGATTCATGTGTGATCTTAACGACAACATTGTAGCTCCATGGCCTTCATCATCATTGTCGCTGCTTCCGTCCTCATGCAATAGAAGTATGTGTAAGCTCCAtgaatatttttatatcaaatacataaataaatattctgTTACTCTTTTCGCTATGTCTAAATTTATTCGTTTCTTGGACTCATGCAACTGCAGCGACGAAACTTCCATCGCTTCCCACAGCGACGTCTTCACAAAATGGTAAGAACCATTGTCTAATCTGCTGAATCAATACAAACTAGTTTTTCAATATCTGATGATGTCTTCACTTTCAAAGAAACTAGACTCATCTGTTCTTGCATACATGTTTTGTTTTAGAATGTCTTACATGAAGGTCAACAAGCCAGTttgactttttaattttatttgatgctGATTTGCTTAGTTATGAGATTCATGACCCATTTTTTGagaggaagggaaagaagggtaACAAAACAGTCATGAATTGACTATAGTCCACTAATTTACCCCTTCGGCATTTCCATCAAGGATATATCTTGATTGGTGCAACTTTTTCATAgatctctctttccttttttttccatttacttTAATAGAAAAAGTTTCACAATTTAATATATTTCTTAAATGGAAGTACTTGCATCATGTTGATGGAGCAATTTTACAGTATCCTAAAAAAAAAATGATGTATCATGtaatataaactaaaatatttaagctttgaagaaaaatataagcAGAGAAATATGGTAACATCACAATAATTCTTTATAatccttttaataatgcaatcaCACTGATGAATGTCTAACTTATATTTCTGCATTTGATTCAGGTCTTTACATTAATAACTTGGTTCTACTTCACCTCTTTACCTCTTTAATACTTTTCAAGAGGCTTCTTTAACATTGGAGTTCCTTTGGCTACCGGAAAAGACTAAAAAGCCCTCATTCGTATCCAGTCATCAAATTGTTTATATTGTTAGCTAGTATAGAAATTCTGCTTTGAGATAGTCCTTCTAGTACAATTTTTCATTGTATTACATTACATTAGCACATCATTGTTTCAATATTCTTTGAAATTGTAATGAGTTCCCTTTCCCCCTTAATTTATAAAGATAttctataaatataataatatagaaGTTTCTAAGTTCATTTCAGAATTAGTACCGTTCCGTGATTTGTTGTCCTTTTGCAATTGATAATGGTGACAATACATTGTTGGAGGATTATGTGTGTTAAGAATGTGGGATTTGGATAAACAGAGATAGAGATAGATTTTTTTTTGATGATCAAGGGGGGAAAGGACCCCAACagcaaaagaaaacagaaaagaaaaaagcaaaagaaaaaggaacAGATCAAGACCCTCTTAAACGGAGGGCCCCGTAACAATCACAAAAGAGTGCATAACTAATTTCAGATAGTGCTCTATTGAACAGGTGTAAACCAAGAGGCATATCCTGCCTTTTTTTGGCTAGAAGGTCTGCTACTGAGTTAGCTTCACGAAGGGAGTGTAACCAAATAGACAATAGTGCGTTGCAAGCGAGCTGCCATGATACGAATGTCTTGGATGAGGGGGCACAGGGATGAGTTGAGGTGCAGCCATGGTTGATGAACTTGATAGCCGCAACTGAATCAGATTCTACGATAATGGATTGGTATCCATTAACTACTGCAATTTGCAGGCCATGGACGATTGCCCATAATTCAGCGTACATAATAGAGCATCCACCTAAATTACAtgaaaaacctttcaaaaatctaCCATCTGCATCTCTAAACACTCCACCACACGCCGCATTGTTTCTATAGGCATAAAGGGAGCCGTCAACATTAAGTTTCACAAAATCTGTAGGGGTCGAGACCAAGCAATGTAGCAATCCCCGGCAGCCTGGAGATTCCTGGGTAGAATGTTGCTTTTCGTGACTTTTAGAAATTCCTCCGATCGAGCTTTAATTCGACTCACCGTAGTAACCATTGGAATAGACTGGCCGTTAAAAATGAGCTTGTTCCTGAAGTGCCATATAGAGGAGGCAGCTACACCAAAGAGACATGGCCATTCATTCTTGCTAGTGAGGTTCTGCATCAGCCAGTCCTTCAGATCCGTATTGAAGAAAGAGTTCACAAAATTGGGAGGGAGAAGATATTTCCAAATGCATTGCGCGTAGGAACAATCTCGTAGCACATGAATAACTGTTTCATCATGATGCTGGCACTGTGGCCAGGAATCATCGTTCGTCAGATGTCTTCGCCTTCTCTTTGTATTAGTAAGGATGGCATTATGGGCCACCAACCAGAGGAACGTTCTGATTCGCTCCGGACCTTGCCAATTCCATACCTGCTTAAAAACTGTATTCGGAGTATGTTGCCCTTCAGACAAGCTCTGGTACGCTAACTTGGTGCTGAAAATCCCATCAGGGGTGAGGCCCCAAGCTAAATGGTCAGTATCTTTCCATGGAGATGGAGGAGAAATTGCCACTATCTTTTTCACCGCATCCTCCGGTAATAGTTCTTGTAGCTTCCTAGTATCCCAATACCCTGAAACGTCAAGAAACTCCATCAGTGAATTTGAGTAATTAAAATTACTACTTACCTGATTTGCGACTCTATCGAGACGACCTAGTCCCGAAACCCAGTTATGGTCCCAGAAACGAATTTGGGCCCCATCCCCTATCCTCCAAATGCAGTTACTTTGGACTTCCGGCCACAACTGACAAATTCCTTTCCAGAGGTTTGAGTTGCTCCTCTTCCTTTCTACTCTAGGGAAGACATTGTTACCACTGCCATATTTTGATCTAAGAATTCTGACCCAAAGTGCGTCTTTCTTCTCAACCAAACCCCATCCAGCTTTCATTATGAAAGCCTTGTTCATTTGGCTTGCATGTCTAATACCCAATCTACCAGAATTTTTGGGTTCACAAACTTTCTTCTAATTTAGCAGGTGTATCTTCTTAGACTGCTCCGTATCTCCCCAAAGAAAATTTCTGCATTTACGATCAATTATATCACAAGTAGAAGAAGACAAATAGGCAGACTGCATAATATAAGAAGGCATAGAGGATAAGACAGATTTCACCAAGGTAACTCTTCCTGCAAGAGAAAGAGATGAGGCTTTCCAGGAATTGAGCCTGATATTGAGTTTGTTGATGATATCTTCAAAGGTATTTCTTGAGACTTTGGAGTGAAGAATAAGAACACCTAGATATTTTCCTAAGTCATCAGTCCTGGCAAATTGCAGAGTGTTGCTTATCTCTGTTCGGACATTATGCCCCCACattcttggaaaagaaaatacGAGTCTTTTCTTTACTAACTTTCTGCCCGGAGCTTTCACAAAACGCCTCAAGGCACTTGTTAATAACATTAGCTTGATCCAGACTGGCTTAAGCAAATAGGATAAGGTCATCTGCGAAGTAAAGATGAGAGATGGGTGGgccgtcctttttcagcctgataGGCTTCCAGAATTCATGATCCACCGCTGCACTAATAAGTTAGGATAGCCTCTCAATACAGAGAATAAAGATGTAGGGAGATATAGGATCTCCCTGTCTGATGCCTCTTACGGGGgagaattcttccaactcttcacCATTCTACAGGACTCTCATCTTGGCCATTGAGATGCAGTTAAGAATTAGCTTTATAAACATTTGGGGAAGACCAATATCCATAAGGGTGTCACTGATGAAACTCCATTTTAACCGGTCATAAGTTTTCTCCAAGTCAATCTTGATGGCCATCCATCATTTCTTCCCCTTTTTTTGTCGCATAGAGTGGATGACTTCTTGGGTGATGATGATGTTATCGGAACTGTGTCTCCCCGAAACAAAGCTACATTAAGTAGGCATTACCAATTTATCCATAATTTTTCTCAGGTGATTAGCCAAGATCTTTGTAACCACCTTATAGGATACATTACATAGGCTGATGGACCACAATTGTTTAAGGTGAGTAACATGTTCCACTTTGGGGATAAGAGTAATAAGAGTTTCATTAATCTCTCCAATCTTGTCAGGTTAGTTGAAGATATTCTTGATTAGGTTGCAGACATCATCCTCAATGAGATAGAGATAGATAGAACAACAAAAATGatatatgaatattaaaattcaatcattGCATATTTGTTTCTATATAAGTTGTTTCAATTATTTTACCAACAATATAattaatatgaattttgaaaatcaGATTGAATTGATCACACAAGACAATTTAAGATAATTGTTCGGCGACAAACTGATTGAAACTGAAAATTAGTAAAAAATCGATTAACTAGCCAAATTAGTACGATTTTTAAcggtttaaataataaattacaataaattattttttttaaatatatattttatttataaatatattattttattatatctgaTTCAGTTCTAATTAAATATCGGCTAAATCTTCGAATCTTTGAAGCTTTAATTTTATCGGTTCGATTTTCTAAACTTTGATAATTAGACATAAAAATGAGGATAATTCACTCCTATAAACCAAATGGAAACTAAAATTACCTGAATCTCTCAAATGAAAAAACGTTACTTGAATGTCTCAATCTATAAATCTATGTAAATCGAATTCAATAAATTCAAATTAGACTTGTTAGTCAAATTAGACTTGTCTacacattttttttctatatgtatCACATCAAGGTTATGACGCAACATGTGATCCTCCCAGTATGGAAGGTCAAAGAAGACGCTTTTCTTTTTCCAATGCAAGTCATCTTGATCTGCATCTTGACCAATGCATCTTTTTTCCCTTTTATAGTTGAATTCTTTCCAAATGAAACATGCACGTTAGACTGTTGTCTCAAGACATCTATTCTAAATAACTTCTTCGGTGGATCTCTTCTTTCGACTTGCCCGTCAAATCTAGTCCGATCTAGTCTATATTTATGGCCCTGATTCAAAAAGCGGCGATAGCCCATGAAACACCAATTTTTTTACTGAATGTCAGCCGTTGATCCTTAGCTTCCAAGTTACACGTAGGACATGCTAACTCACTGTACGTATTCCACCCAGATAAGTTTTTCAATCCTGAGAAGTCGTTAATAGTCCACATTAGTATCAGATACATCTTGAAAGTATTTTCCTCTTTAGCATCATACATTTCAACCCCATCCCATAATTGCATCAACTCATCAACCAAAGGCTGCAAGTAAACATCTATGTCGTAGTCTATGGATAGAATGAATGAAGTCTGTTTCATGCAAAGCCATAGAGGAAGATTGTACGAAATAAGAATCACAGACCAGATTGAATACCATGTGCTCATATTCTCAAAAGGATTGAATCCATCGCTCACTAAGGCTAAGCGAACATTGCGCAGATCTTTGGAAAAGTTAGTATACTTTGCatcaaattttttccattcttCAGCGTCCTTTGAATGCCTCAATTATGTGCTTCTTTATGCCATAACATGTCAGTTGATGTCTTGCTGTACATAAATAACAGTTACAGTCGTGGTATGATAGGAAAGTAATGAAGCTTGGGTACTATAAGTTTTCCATTTCTCTTTACAAGTACTTTTTTAGTCTTTTGCTTCCATCTTAAACACCCACATCGCTTGCACCTTGTCAAGTTTTCATCATCATCCCGATATAGCATGCAATCATTTGGACATGCATCTATCTTGTTGTATTCGATATCCAACTTTCTTATGGTCTTCTTAGCTTCATGCACTGTCTTCGGAAGTTTTGCTTCTTCAAATGCTTCCGCAATAAATCAAGAATCATGGACATGGCCTTGTCATTCACACCACACATACACTTAATATGATAAAGCTTCACTATGAACAATAATTTGGAGTACTTTGAGCATCCGAGATATAATTCTTACTCTTCATCTGCAAGTAGATCGTTAAAATCCTACGCCTCTCGACTTGGACCTTCATATAAGTAAGACAACTCCTCTTTATCATCTTCGACATGTTTAATTGTTCTTGTGCCCTCACTCCCATATTGCATTGTGAAATTAAATGCCTCGTTGACCATTTGGTGCATTAGATTCACTTGGGATATAGGTATTTCATCTACTTGACTAAATCCAGATCTCTTTTCAATCGGCTTCTCACCATGACGCAACCAAATAGTATAATCAATGAAAAAAAGGTCTTATCATCAGATGGTCGTATGCATCCTCTCTTGTTTTCATAAGTTAAAACCCACATTAAGGACATGGACATTCTATCATGCCATCGGACGATGCATTAACGAATACAAAGTCTAAAAAACTGTTCAATCCTTACTTATATTCTACATTATTCCGTGACTTTAAAATCCAGCTTTTATCAATATCTATTATATTAGCAAAATATATCGAACTAATTAATAGTGACATACGAAAAATGAGGAAACAAACTTGTAAAAAATTCTATCCATCAAAACAAACCCAAATTTTCTTTATTGCTTTAATTGAGTTTAGCGAATTGCAGTCACTATAAAATTAACATAAGCACAcaatatttcaaatatttttccttCACTTACTactatttaattgaaaataaatatgaccaataatatttaaataataatacatcAACTAATAGTATGATTACGATCTTTTTATGTTTTTCACattgatattatttaaaaatttgttgatgTACTTTAAATGTTTAAATATGTAactagttttcttattaaatattttgttaattctaTTTGTTttacataaattatttattatgtcaTAATACATGGTCggaagtatttttattttaagttaattattattgattattaattaaatttaactcCAATAAGTCTTAAATATTTCACTATTCATGCACCTTAATTTAAAAGGTGAATAATAACATGTAGGGaaatcaaaaataattatttatgaatgaaataataaaataaagaacaacgGACTATCATGaagaatttgtattttttatttacatgttTCAGTTATTTAAAAAACTGTGTAATGTAaatgttttaaataaatattatttggattCGTGCTAATTGAGTTGGgtttaatttaacaaaattattatgtatttttcgattactataattttattaggattaattattagatatttgtgttaatattttttgttgtacTTTTTGGTTTCCTCATATTTGTATTGCATTTTGGTTCGaaaaaattataactaatcacaaattaagtaaatttaatatgtatttttattacAACACATCCATGATAccgaaatattaaaattgaaactaaGTATGTAATAGTTTTATGTGTATATTAAATATCagttaaaatttgtatttttttacaaATGATCTGGATTCCTATTATTTATGTTggattgtttttaaaaaatttactaagATTTTATAAATTAACTAAATATATGAAAGCACTATATATTTATTATgaaatatatacatatccaaGAT
This genomic window contains:
- the LOC112789606 gene encoding uncharacterized GPI-anchored protein At1g61900 isoform X1, with the translated sequence MKELHSLSLLQITLFLPLLMCMNKSQGSPTSGTKYSISITTKDGMLPLDISPSAQPQPFLPLLAPSPLTPFKNYSMPQSKLSGLCSLNFSAAEDIMTTTATDCWTSFAPFLANVLCCPQFDAMLLVLIGQSSKFSGVLALNTTHARHCLSDVKKVLVNQGANDDLRKICSVHPVNLTEGSCPIVFVDEVESIVDSSRLLTACRKIDPVNECCNQVCQNAINDAARKIALNDMSNSNGNHSLPGKTTRIQDCKNIVLRWLASKLDPSAANSVFRGLSNCNLNKVCPLVLPNVTSVVKECRNDISNQTSCCKAIKSYVSYLQDQSFITNLQALKCAASLGKKLQNANVSNNVYNLCRIGLKDFSLQVGSQESGCLLPSLPSDAVFDKSSGVGFMCDLNDNIVAPWPSSSLSLLPSSCNRTTKLPSLPTATSSQNGLYINNLVLLHLFTSLILFKRLL
- the LOC112789606 gene encoding uncharacterized GPI-anchored protein At1g61900 isoform X2 — its product is MKELHSLSLLQITLFLPLLMCMNKSQGSPTSGTKYSISITTKDGMLPLDISPSAQPQPFLPLLAPSPLTPFKNYSMPQSKLSGLCSLNFSAAEDIMTTTATDCWTSFAPFLANVLCCPQFDAMLLVLIGQSSKFSGVLALNTTHARHCLSDVKKVLVNQGANDDLRKICSVHPVNLTEGSCPIVFVDEVESIVDSSRLLTACRKIDPVNECCNQVCQNAINDAARKIALNDMSNSNGNHSLPGKTTRIQDCKNIVLRWLASKLDPSAANSVFRGLSNCNLNKVCPLVLPNVTSVVKECRNDISNQTSCCKAIKSYVSYLQDQSFITNLQALKCAASLGKKLQNANVSNNVYNLCRIGLKDFSLQESGCLLPSLPSDAVFDKSSGVGFMCDLNDNIVAPWPSSSLSLLPSSCNRTTKLPSLPTATSSQNGLYINNLVLLHLFTSLILFKRLL